From a single Nocardioides sp. dk884 genomic region:
- a CDS encoding M14 family metallopeptidase yields MRRRHTPVSLLTSLALTAGFAAAFAGPSTAGAAPPDDPAGPSVYVGELTLSQVGDLRRAGYDREDFTTTGESSARGKLGVEVVMSEAEAAKLVAQGVPLAEKRVDGEPVSRLLAEAAEPTVFRSYSEPGGIRDELRQVAQDHPSLTKLVSIGTTIQGQPLYAIKVTRGARQVRDGSRPAVLYSAAQHAREWITPEMNLRLLHHVVEGYAADPEIRRLLRGTELWFVPVANPDGYDYTFTEGNRLWRKNLRDNNGDGQITGIDGVDLNRNFPTRWGYDNEGSSPSYGSQTYRGAAPASEPETRAMDGLMRRVGFEFQVNYHSAAELLLYGVGWQVATRSPDDLIFEAQAGDDEDSAIPGYDPDQSAELYTTNGETTEHAHNTYDTLAYTPEMATCQTASEADPDDAFEAEDCQSVFNFPDSEALVQAEFEKNLPFALAVADSADDPDHPVSPVGRRAPDFEVDSFEVSYGDPQTVAVLARRELRGLVLRYSINGRRPQTTGTRLWRGGERYGDEGTTYYGEFRGQVRGARPGDRVRVWFEAYRPGRGHGAKGKAGGKHGKRTTSRSFTYRLAQDTRDKVVVIAGEDYNGVNPTYDPPLTEPKYAEAYVRALRRAGIGASVWDVSRQGVPHHLGVLSHFRGAVWYQGDNRLTQDPEDEITETYFGDLPDASVAEREQYLTLAVRDFLNEGGKLVDTGETATYYGSIGDALGGIYYGLNGDPTAPCQVTDDPRGDCLLLADDFAQYYLGRYTRSTTENPTGFAGSGPLEGVTAEFGGPALAANPLDEAGVFTATSSVLPVEDFPQFASTTAGTYTGTPPGRVDPVEGEWYVGGLHVDDSYMRLTRQVDLTGVGAGDAPTLQARLSFDVEEGYDHVIVEARTAGQDDWTTLPEAGGLTSTTVPTECEAGFFLETHPFLQHYLTPGDPCTPTGTTGEWNSMTGDSAAGGGDAWQDASFDLSAYAGSQVEVSISYVTDPGTGGTGLFIDDTRLSVGGTVVEREGFETGLGPWTIADPPAGSSPGTGQFTRSQELFSPAVRTRDTVLLGFGVEQVASVSEQAALLRRAFGSVGLR; encoded by the coding sequence ATGCGCCGTCGACACACCCCCGTCTCTCTGCTCACCTCCCTGGCTCTGACGGCAGGCTTCGCGGCGGCGTTCGCCGGCCCGAGCACCGCCGGCGCCGCGCCACCCGACGACCCTGCCGGGCCGAGCGTGTACGTCGGCGAGTTGACCCTGAGCCAGGTCGGTGACCTGCGCCGGGCCGGCTACGACCGCGAGGACTTCACCACCACCGGCGAGAGCAGCGCGCGCGGCAAGCTCGGCGTCGAGGTCGTGATGAGCGAGGCGGAGGCCGCCAAGCTGGTCGCCCAGGGCGTGCCGCTGGCCGAGAAGCGCGTCGACGGCGAGCCGGTCTCCCGGCTGCTGGCCGAGGCCGCCGAGCCGACCGTGTTCCGCTCCTACTCCGAGCCCGGCGGCATCCGCGACGAGCTGCGCCAGGTCGCCCAGGACCACCCCTCGCTGACCAAGCTGGTCTCGATCGGCACCACGATCCAGGGCCAGCCGCTCTACGCGATCAAGGTGACCCGCGGCGCGCGCCAGGTCCGCGACGGCTCCCGCCCGGCGGTGCTCTACTCCGCCGCCCAGCACGCGCGGGAGTGGATCACCCCGGAGATGAACCTGCGCCTGCTGCACCACGTCGTGGAGGGCTACGCCGCTGACCCCGAGATCCGTCGGCTGCTGCGCGGCACCGAGCTGTGGTTCGTGCCGGTGGCCAACCCGGACGGCTACGACTACACCTTCACCGAGGGCAACCGGCTGTGGCGCAAGAACCTGCGCGACAACAACGGCGACGGCCAGATCACCGGCATCGACGGAGTCGACCTCAACCGCAACTTCCCCACCCGGTGGGGCTACGACAACGAAGGCTCCTCCCCGTCGTACGGCAGCCAGACCTACCGCGGCGCCGCCCCGGCCTCCGAGCCGGAGACCCGGGCGATGGACGGGCTGATGCGGCGCGTCGGCTTCGAGTTCCAGGTCAACTACCACTCCGCGGCCGAGCTGCTGCTGTACGGCGTCGGCTGGCAGGTCGCGACCCGCTCGCCCGACGACCTGATCTTCGAGGCCCAGGCCGGTGACGACGAGGACTCGGCGATCCCGGGCTACGACCCCGACCAGTCCGCCGAGCTCTACACCACCAACGGCGAGACCACCGAGCACGCGCACAACACCTACGACACGCTCGCCTACACCCCGGAGATGGCGACCTGTCAGACCGCGAGCGAGGCCGACCCCGACGACGCCTTCGAGGCCGAGGACTGCCAGAGCGTCTTCAACTTCCCCGACTCCGAGGCGCTCGTGCAGGCGGAGTTCGAGAAGAACCTGCCCTTCGCCCTGGCCGTCGCGGACTCCGCGGACGACCCGGACCACCCGGTCTCCCCGGTCGGGCGGCGCGCCCCGGACTTCGAGGTGGACAGCTTCGAGGTCTCCTACGGCGACCCGCAGACCGTGGCGGTCCTGGCCCGGCGCGAGCTGCGCGGGCTGGTGCTGCGCTACTCGATCAACGGACGGCGCCCGCAGACCACCGGCACCCGGCTGTGGCGCGGCGGCGAGCGGTACGGCGACGAGGGCACCACCTACTACGGCGAGTTCCGCGGCCAGGTCCGCGGCGCCCGCCCCGGTGACCGGGTCCGCGTGTGGTTCGAGGCCTACCGGCCCGGCAGGGGCCACGGCGCCAAGGGCAAGGCCGGGGGCAAGCACGGCAAGCGGACCACCAGCCGGTCCTTCACCTACCGCCTGGCCCAGGACACCCGCGACAAGGTCGTGGTGATCGCCGGTGAGGACTACAACGGCGTCAACCCGACGTACGACCCGCCGCTGACCGAGCCGAAGTACGCCGAGGCCTACGTCCGCGCGCTGCGGCGTGCCGGGATCGGCGCCTCGGTGTGGGACGTCTCGCGCCAGGGCGTGCCGCACCACCTCGGCGTGCTGAGCCACTTCCGCGGGGCGGTCTGGTACCAGGGCGACAACCGGCTCACCCAGGACCCCGAGGACGAGATCACCGAGACCTACTTCGGTGACCTGCCCGACGCCTCGGTCGCCGAGCGCGAGCAGTACCTCACCCTCGCCGTGCGCGACTTCCTCAACGAGGGCGGCAAGCTCGTCGACACCGGGGAGACCGCCACCTACTACGGGTCGATCGGCGACGCCCTCGGCGGCATCTACTACGGCCTGAACGGCGACCCGACCGCGCCGTGCCAGGTCACCGACGACCCGCGCGGGGACTGCCTGCTGCTCGCCGACGACTTCGCGCAGTACTACCTCGGGCGCTACACCCGGAGCACCACCGAGAATCCCACCGGGTTCGCCGGGTCCGGTCCGCTCGAGGGGGTGACCGCTGAGTTCGGCGGTCCCGCGCTCGCGGCGAACCCGCTCGACGAGGCGGGCGTCTTCACCGCCACCAGCTCGGTGCTGCCGGTGGAGGACTTCCCCCAGTTCGCGAGCACCACCGCCGGCACCTACACCGGCACGCCTCCCGGCCGGGTCGACCCGGTCGAGGGCGAGTGGTACGTCGGCGGGCTCCACGTGGACGACTCCTACATGCGCCTGACCCGCCAGGTGGACCTCACCGGGGTCGGCGCGGGTGACGCGCCGACGCTGCAGGCGCGGCTGTCCTTCGACGTCGAGGAGGGCTACGACCACGTGATCGTCGAGGCGCGCACGGCCGGCCAGGACGACTGGACGACGCTGCCGGAGGCCGGGGGACTGACCAGCACCACGGTCCCGACCGAGTGCGAGGCCGGGTTCTTCCTCGAGACGCACCCGTTCCTGCAGCACTACCTGACGCCCGGCGACCCCTGCACCCCGACCGGCACCACCGGGGAGTGGAACTCCATGACCGGGGACTCCGCGGCCGGCGGCGGGGACGCGTGGCAGGACGCGTCGTTCGACCTCTCGGCGTACGCCGGGTCGCAGGTGGAGGTGTCGATCTCCTACGTCACCGACCCGGGGACCGGCGGCACCGGGCTGTTCATCGACGACACCCGCCTGAGCGTGGGCGGCACGGTCGTGGAGCGTGAGGGCTTCGAGACCGGGCTCGGGCCGTGGACGATCGCGGACCCGCCGGCCGGCAGCTCGCCCGGCACCGGGCAGTTCACCCGCTCCCAGGAGCTGTTCTCCCCGGCGGTGCGCACCCGCGACACCGTGCTCCTCGGGTTCGGCGTGGAGCAGGTCGCCTCCGTCTCCGAGCAGGCCGCGCTCCTGCGCCGGGCGTTCGGGTCGGTGGGGCTGCGCTGA
- a CDS encoding sulfatase translates to MKLSRPHLGALSALAALTVTAVSGYSPVPSEAEPAPSATVPGVVSPATPGTGKQKPVRVAPAKKRPNVLMITVDDMSIDDLRSMPRVAQALAAKGATMTNTIAPTPICAPSRASMLTGQYAHNHGTLGVKGDHGGFRTLEDTDTLPVWLRRAGYDTMFVGKYLNGYGEGGRKARKYVPPGWTDWRGSVDPTTYRFFSTKLNINGQVRRYQRYNTDLFAAQTTDMLRARERRDKPWYLWVNYVAPHNGGPRDADDPLSTHPGHPRQIATTVPAPRHRDLFDGVEMPAKPSRWEADTSDKVADGTGRDWNPTSRSLLTEAWQQRQESLRAIDEAVGKHVRVLRRTGQLRRTVIIFSSDNGYLMGEHNLTGKLRHYRESLQVPTIVRGPGVVRGAAVSTLVSTADWPVTIAALARATPVKRVLDGVDVSRYWGSTRAVPRVVPIEAYSEDSGTQRTYSGVRYADRYTYVALDAGEELYDLRADPYELENVAEDPEYAAVLDRVRAWDAKFRDCRGATCPVTPIRYDG, encoded by the coding sequence GTGAAGCTGTCCCGTCCTCACCTGGGCGCCCTCTCCGCGCTCGCGGCGCTCACGGTCACCGCGGTCTCCGGGTACTCCCCCGTCCCCAGCGAGGCCGAGCCCGCCCCCTCGGCCACGGTCCCCGGGGTGGTGTCCCCGGCGACGCCGGGCACCGGCAAGCAGAAGCCGGTCCGGGTGGCGCCGGCGAAGAAGCGGCCCAACGTCTTGATGATCACCGTCGACGACATGAGCATCGACGACCTGCGCAGCATGCCCCGGGTGGCCCAGGCCCTGGCCGCGAAGGGCGCGACCATGACCAACACGATCGCCCCGACGCCGATCTGCGCGCCGTCCCGGGCCAGCATGCTCACCGGCCAGTACGCCCACAACCACGGCACGCTCGGCGTGAAGGGCGACCACGGCGGGTTCCGGACGCTCGAGGACACCGACACGCTTCCGGTGTGGCTGCGCCGTGCCGGCTACGACACGATGTTCGTCGGCAAGTACCTCAACGGGTACGGCGAGGGCGGCCGCAAGGCGCGCAAGTACGTGCCGCCGGGCTGGACCGACTGGCGCGGGAGCGTCGACCCCACGACGTACCGGTTCTTCAGCACCAAGCTGAACATCAACGGCCAAGTCCGCCGCTACCAGCGCTACAACACCGACCTGTTCGCCGCCCAGACCACCGACATGCTGCGCGCGCGGGAGCGCCGCGACAAGCCGTGGTACCTGTGGGTGAACTACGTGGCGCCGCACAACGGCGGTCCCCGCGACGCGGACGACCCGCTGTCCACCCATCCGGGCCATCCGCGGCAGATCGCCACGACCGTGCCGGCCCCGCGGCACCGTGACCTGTTCGACGGCGTCGAGATGCCGGCCAAGCCGAGCCGGTGGGAGGCCGACACCTCCGACAAGGTCGCCGACGGCACCGGGCGGGACTGGAACCCCACCAGCCGCAGCCTGCTCACCGAGGCCTGGCAGCAGCGCCAGGAGTCGCTGCGCGCGATCGACGAGGCGGTCGGCAAGCACGTGCGGGTGCTGCGCAGGACCGGTCAGCTGCGCCGGACCGTCATCATCTTCTCCTCCGACAACGGCTACCTGATGGGCGAGCACAACCTGACCGGGAAGCTGCGGCACTACCGCGAGTCCCTCCAGGTGCCGACCATCGTGCGCGGCCCGGGGGTGGTGCGTGGCGCCGCGGTCTCGACCCTGGTCTCGACCGCCGACTGGCCGGTCACGATCGCCGCGCTCGCCCGGGCGACGCCGGTGAAGCGGGTCCTCGACGGCGTCGACGTGTCGCGTTACTGGGGCAGCACCCGGGCGGTGCCCCGCGTCGTACCGATCGAGGCGTACTCCGAGGACAGCGGCACCCAGCGGACCTACTCCGGCGTGCGGTACGCGGACCGCTACACCTACGTCGCCCTCGATGCGGGCGAGGAGCTCTACGACCTCCGCGCCGATCCCTACGAGCTCGAGAACGTCGCCGAGGACCCCGAGTACGCCGCGGTCCTGGACCGCGTGCGCGCGTGGGACGCGAAGTTCCGTGACTGCCGGGGCGCCACCTGCCCGGTCACCCCAATCCGGTACGACGGCTGA
- a CDS encoding YidH family protein: protein MRERSQRRPHWVYGQGEDPDYSSSLANERTFLAWIRTALALLAAGVALDVVDLSLPERVQSALALVLLVIALASALVAWARWGLVERSMRRRLPMPAIGFGALLVLTIAGISAILIVAWL, encoded by the coding sequence ATGCGTGAGAGAAGCCAGCGCCGACCGCACTGGGTCTACGGCCAGGGCGAGGACCCCGACTACAGCTCGAGCCTGGCCAACGAGCGCACCTTCCTGGCCTGGATCCGCACTGCGCTGGCGCTGCTCGCCGCCGGGGTCGCCCTCGACGTGGTCGACCTGTCGCTCCCCGAGCGCGTGCAGAGCGCGCTCGCGTTGGTCCTGCTCGTCATCGCCCTGGCGAGCGCGCTGGTGGCCTGGGCGCGGTGGGGACTCGTCGAGCGCTCGATGCGCCGACGCCTGCCGATGCCGGCGATCGGGTTCGGCGCCCTGCTCGTGCTGACCATCGCGGGGATCTCCGCGATCCTGATCGTCGCCTGGCTGTGA
- a CDS encoding DUF202 domain-containing protein, translated as MPRSPDGRPDPPVPSDERTTLAWERTALALFGVVAAIAKHTWAEFGPAALVPIVPLALVSGWVVVEGWRRYDDDRYYRVYRAIGGPTFVLAATTALAAGLEVAHVILR; from the coding sequence ATGCCGCGGTCGCCCGACGGCCGCCCCGATCCCCCGGTGCCGAGCGACGAGCGCACGACGCTGGCCTGGGAGCGCACGGCGCTGGCCTTGTTCGGGGTGGTGGCCGCGATCGCGAAGCACACCTGGGCCGAGTTCGGGCCGGCGGCGCTGGTGCCGATCGTCCCGCTGGCGCTGGTCTCGGGCTGGGTGGTCGTCGAGGGCTGGCGGCGCTACGACGACGACCGCTACTACCGCGTCTACCGTGCGATCGGCGGGCCCACCTTCGTGCTGGCCGCCACGACCGCGCTGGCCGCGGGGCTCGAGGTGGCCCACGTGATCCTCAGGTGA
- a CDS encoding APC family permease: protein MNERQAPNRSVGTLGLTFVAVGGVVGSGVLFAPLFAAQQAGPAAILAWPIAGLMLITVALVYAEVSAMLPVVGGLGLLPTFSHGQGVGVATGWVAWVGYVTAAPIETQAMLEYVSNDRAFDWLFVAEASHNGQSALSLPGIVAAAGVLAVFTALNAFGVALFTRINTALTWVKLIIPIVVAAALLTEFSWDPVRETGFAPEGMTGVLSAITTGGVAFAFLGFRHALDLAGETRRPQRTIPIALVGGLLICTVLFTILQLGFIGAVDPADLNRGWAGLDQGGANGPLAAILTGLGMTMLAKLVVADAVLGPFGAGLVSTASTGRLTVAVAENGLFPRAVSVFSRHGVPMRAMVLNLVVGLVLLIAFRDGWSELLSFNSGAIVLSMCLGPITVVALRRQVPERSRPFRIPALGVLARVAFIVVSLIIYWTGWDTMIKLTIPIAVGAVVLGYRVVRDRGLVASLDLRSLAWLGPYYVGLLVLCFAGRYGGGRDWLPNGVDIVVVAAFALVFFEWGLRSALPPAAAAAAVAEVPEVRVSDAGQR from the coding sequence GTGAACGAGCGGCAAGCTCCCAACCGCTCGGTTGGGACTCTCGGACTGACCTTTGTCGCAGTCGGCGGCGTGGTCGGCTCCGGAGTCCTGTTCGCGCCGCTCTTCGCCGCACAACAGGCCGGGCCCGCCGCCATCCTCGCCTGGCCGATCGCCGGCCTGATGCTCATCACGGTCGCGCTGGTCTATGCCGAGGTCTCGGCGATGCTGCCGGTCGTCGGCGGCCTCGGCCTGCTGCCCACCTTCAGCCACGGCCAGGGCGTCGGCGTCGCGACCGGCTGGGTGGCGTGGGTGGGCTACGTGACCGCCGCGCCGATCGAGACCCAGGCGATGCTCGAGTACGTCAGCAACGACCGGGCCTTCGACTGGCTGTTCGTCGCCGAGGCGTCCCACAACGGGCAGAGCGCGCTGAGCCTGCCGGGGATCGTGGCCGCCGCCGGCGTACTGGCCGTCTTCACGGCGCTCAACGCGTTCGGCGTCGCGCTGTTCACCCGGATCAACACCGCGCTGACCTGGGTGAAGCTCATCATCCCGATCGTGGTCGCCGCCGCGCTGCTCACCGAGTTCTCCTGGGACCCGGTGCGGGAGACCGGGTTCGCACCCGAGGGCATGACCGGGGTCCTCAGCGCGATCACCACGGGCGGGGTGGCCTTCGCCTTCCTCGGCTTCCGCCACGCCCTCGACCTCGCCGGGGAGACCCGCCGACCGCAGCGGACCATCCCGATCGCGCTGGTCGGGGGCCTCTTGATCTGTACCGTCCTCTTCACGATCCTCCAGCTCGGGTTCATCGGCGCGGTGGACCCCGCAGACCTCAACCGAGGCTGGGCAGGGCTCGACCAGGGCGGGGCCAACGGCCCGCTCGCCGCGATCCTCACCGGGCTGGGCATGACCATGCTCGCCAAGCTGGTCGTGGCCGACGCCGTGCTCGGCCCGTTCGGTGCCGGGCTGGTCTCCACCGCCTCCACCGGCCGACTGACCGTGGCGGTCGCCGAGAACGGCCTCTTCCCGCGCGCGGTGTCGGTGTTCTCGCGCCACGGCGTACCCATGCGGGCGATGGTGCTGAACCTCGTGGTCGGGCTGGTGCTGCTGATCGCGTTCCGCGACGGCTGGTCGGAGCTGTTGTCGTTCAACTCCGGCGCCATCGTGCTGTCGATGTGCCTGGGGCCGATCACCGTCGTCGCGCTGCGCCGCCAGGTCCCCGAGCGGTCGCGGCCCTTCCGGATCCCCGCGCTGGGGGTGCTCGCGCGGGTCGCCTTCATCGTGGTCAGCCTGATCATCTACTGGACCGGCTGGGACACGATGATCAAGCTGACCATCCCGATCGCCGTCGGCGCCGTGGTGCTGGGCTACCGCGTCGTGCGCGACCGCGGCCTGGTCGCCTCCCTGGACCTGCGCTCGCTCGCCTGGCTCGGCCCCTACTACGTCGGGCTGCTCGTGCTGTGCTTCGCCGGCCGGTACGGCGGCGGGCGCGACTGGCTCCCGAACGGCGTCGACATCGTCGTGGTCGCCGCGTTCGCGCTGGTGTTCTTCGAGTGGGGGCTGCGCTCGGCGCTGCCCCCTGCCGCCGCGGCCGCCGCGGTCGCGGAGGTGCCCGAGGTGCGGGTCTCCGACGCGGGCCAGCGTTGA
- a CDS encoding matrixin family metalloprotease produces the protein MATSEQTLAARVLAEQPELVEVAEGTSAYGELASARHAVTLSIDGRSYVVAEGDLLLDRDELRLYALRRAAARDPGVPDPAPSVPLEPSAALTGISVGGRAVRWEDPTSLHYCVFETSFPTREQYDAVRDNMAAATADWEAACGVRFAHLVEHDGADPSAPLVDLDPGLVFAVRFVDAQGQFLASAFFPTSPPERRRLLIDPSYFEPGLRFDPVGILRHELGHVLGFRHEHIRSGAPPQCPDEDSADTVDLTQYDPRSVMHYFCGGVGTSELAITDLDREGAQQLYGPPLAAEGA, from the coding sequence ATGGCGACCTCGGAGCAGACCCTGGCCGCGCGGGTGCTCGCCGAGCAGCCGGAGCTGGTGGAGGTGGCGGAGGGCACGAGCGCGTACGGCGAGCTCGCCAGCGCCCGGCACGCGGTCACGCTCAGCATCGACGGGCGCTCCTACGTCGTCGCGGAGGGCGACCTGCTGCTCGACCGCGACGAGCTCCGCCTCTACGCGCTGCGTCGCGCGGCGGCGCGCGACCCCGGCGTACCCGACCCGGCGCCGTCGGTGCCGCTGGAGCCCTCCGCGGCGCTCACCGGGATCTCGGTGGGAGGGCGGGCGGTGCGGTGGGAGGACCCCACCTCGCTGCACTACTGCGTCTTCGAGACGAGCTTCCCCACCCGCGAGCAGTACGACGCCGTGCGCGACAATATGGCGGCGGCGACCGCCGACTGGGAGGCCGCGTGCGGCGTGCGCTTCGCCCACCTGGTCGAGCACGACGGCGCGGACCCCTCGGCCCCGCTGGTCGACCTCGACCCGGGCCTGGTCTTCGCGGTCCGCTTCGTCGACGCCCAGGGGCAGTTCCTCGCCTCGGCGTTCTTCCCGACCAGCCCGCCGGAGCGGCGCCGGCTGCTGATCGACCCCAGCTACTTCGAGCCCGGGCTGCGCTTCGACCCCGTCGGCATCCTGCGCCACGAGCTGGGCCACGTGCTCGGCTTCCGCCACGAGCACATCCGCAGCGGCGCACCTCCGCAGTGCCCCGACGAGGACAGCGCCGACACCGTCGACCTGACGCAGTACGACCCCCGCTCGGTCATGCACTACTTCTGCGGTGGGGTGGGGACCTCGGAGCTGGCGATCACCGACCTCGACCGCGAGGGCGCCCAGCAGCTCTACGGCCCGCCGCTCGCGGCCGAGGGCGCCTGA
- a CDS encoding APC family permease, with product MRTAPGDDMSAADVPAEETLTAARARTATTQWISWIALALMTTSSVASLRAAPTMAVYGLACIFLYLLPALVFLLPTSLVSAELASGWEGGVYNWVSEGISKPMGFLAVWCQFAMTIFYYPSLLGFVASTLAYVFNPALASSGVWTAAVIIVVYWSGVWISARGTKGVAGLASGGLIIGTLVPGTVLVLLGVVFLGQGNTSAAPMDSSHLLPAWAGLSSLVLIVNNFLSYSGMEMNAVHVSALKNPAKEFPRSMFLAMGLVLAIFILPALAISWIVPTEELSLTAGVMQAFDAVFADFGWQWLTPIVGVMLVTASLAGMLTWLAGPSKGLLLISRQEGYLPPFLQRLNKNGVQQNILVVQGVITTVIGLAYALIPDVSSAYWIFSVITTQVYLMMYLLLFVAAVQLRRKQPDHARGYRAPMLLGLCGVGFAASLAALLVGFVPPSQFAAGSSGVYLLIVGGGALGLGLVVPFLFYRFRKPSWKQPEPVEGVTS from the coding sequence GTGCGTACGGCGCCGGGCGATGACATGAGCGCCGCCGACGTCCCGGCCGAGGAGACGCTGACCGCTGCGCGGGCACGCACCGCCACCACGCAGTGGATCTCCTGGATCGCCCTGGCGCTGATGACCACCAGCTCGGTGGCCAGCCTCCGGGCGGCGCCCACGATGGCGGTCTACGGGCTCGCCTGCATCTTCTTGTACCTGCTCCCGGCCCTCGTCTTCCTGCTGCCGACGTCGCTGGTGTCCGCGGAGCTGGCGTCGGGCTGGGAGGGAGGCGTCTACAACTGGGTCTCCGAAGGCATCTCGAAACCCATGGGGTTCTTGGCGGTGTGGTGCCAGTTCGCGATGACGATCTTCTACTACCCGAGCCTCCTGGGGTTCGTCGCCAGCACCTTGGCCTACGTGTTCAATCCCGCGCTCGCCAGCAGCGGGGTGTGGACCGCGGCGGTCATCATCGTCGTGTACTGGTCCGGTGTGTGGATCTCCGCACGGGGCACCAAGGGCGTCGCCGGGCTCGCCAGCGGCGGCCTGATCATCGGCACGCTGGTCCCGGGCACCGTGCTCGTCCTGCTCGGCGTCGTGTTCCTCGGACAGGGCAACACCTCCGCGGCGCCGATGGACTCCAGCCACCTGCTGCCGGCGTGGGCCGGGCTCTCCAGCCTGGTCCTCATCGTCAACAACTTCCTCTCCTACTCCGGCATGGAGATGAACGCCGTGCACGTCTCGGCGCTGAAGAACCCGGCCAAGGAGTTCCCACGATCGATGTTCCTGGCCATGGGTCTGGTGCTGGCGATCTTCATCCTCCCCGCCCTCGCGATCAGCTGGATCGTGCCGACCGAGGAGCTCTCCCTCACCGCGGGCGTGATGCAGGCATTCGACGCCGTGTTCGCCGACTTCGGATGGCAGTGGCTGACACCGATCGTCGGGGTCATGCTGGTCACCGCCTCACTGGCCGGCATGCTGACCTGGCTCGCCGGGCCGTCCAAGGGGCTGCTGCTGATCTCCCGGCAGGAGGGCTACCTGCCGCCGTTCCTGCAGCGGCTCAACAAGAACGGCGTCCAGCAGAACATCCTGGTCGTCCAGGGCGTGATCACCACGGTGATCGGCCTGGCGTACGCGCTGATCCCCGACGTCTCCAGCGCCTACTGGATCTTCTCGGTGATCACCACGCAGGTCTACCTGATGATGTACCTGTTGTTGTTCGTCGCCGCGGTCCAGCTGCGCCGCAAGCAACCGGACCACGCGCGCGGCTACCGGGCACCGATGCTGCTCGGCCTGTGCGGGGTGGGCTTCGCAGCCTCCCTGGCCGCCCTGCTCGTCGGGTTCGTCCCGCCGTCGCAGTTCGCCGCCGGCAGCTCCGGCGTCTATCTCCTGATCGTCGGTGGCGGCGCTCTCGGTCTCGGCCTGGTCGTGCCGTTCCTCTTCTACCGCTTCCGCAAGCCCTCCTGGAAGCAGCCCGAGCCGGTCGAGGGGGTCACGTCATGA
- a CDS encoding alpha-hydroxy-acid oxidizing protein, translating into MAYGDYQIELYFAALQGVLPRMPFDYADLERDALAALPPELRSYIAGGAGDESTQRGNVEAFQRWALVPRMLTRSAERDLSIELFGKKLPTPLLMAPVGVIGLCTPDGHGDIAAAQASAQTGVPMIASTLMNDPLEDVAPHTGDTPSYFQLYTPKDRDLAASLVKRAEQAGYDGIVVTLDTWVPGWRPRDLASGNFPQLRGKALANYTSDPVFQAMTGPDPEPGTVVFTWAGTFGNPLSWDDLAWLRSLTDLPLLLKGICHPDDARRALDHGVDGIYCSNHGGRQANGGGSALQWLPAVVEAAAGAPVIFDSGVRSGPDVVKALALGATAVAVGRPYVYGLALGGVPGAVHVLRSLLAETDLVMAVDGYPTLADLTPEALQRVV; encoded by the coding sequence ATGGCGTACGGGGACTACCAGATCGAGCTCTACTTCGCGGCGCTCCAGGGCGTGCTGCCGCGGATGCCGTTCGACTACGCCGACCTGGAGCGGGACGCGCTCGCCGCGCTGCCGCCCGAGCTGCGCAGCTACATCGCGGGCGGGGCCGGGGACGAGTCGACCCAGCGCGGCAACGTCGAGGCGTTCCAGCGCTGGGCGCTGGTGCCGCGGATGCTCACCCGTTCCGCGGAGCGCGACCTGTCGATCGAGCTGTTCGGCAAGAAGCTGCCGACGCCGCTGCTGATGGCACCGGTCGGCGTGATCGGCCTGTGCACGCCCGACGGGCACGGCGACATCGCGGCCGCCCAGGCGTCCGCGCAGACCGGCGTACCGATGATCGCCTCGACGCTGATGAACGACCCCCTCGAGGACGTCGCCCCGCACACCGGCGACACCCCGTCGTACTTCCAGCTCTACACGCCCAAGGACCGCGACCTCGCCGCGAGCCTGGTCAAGCGCGCCGAGCAGGCCGGGTACGACGGCATCGTGGTCACCCTCGACACCTGGGTGCCGGGGTGGCGCCCGCGCGACCTGGCCAGCGGCAACTTCCCGCAGCTGCGCGGCAAGGCGCTCGCCAACTACACCTCCGACCCGGTGTTCCAGGCGATGACCGGCCCCGACCCCGAGCCGGGCACCGTGGTCTTCACCTGGGCCGGCACGTTCGGCAACCCGCTGTCGTGGGACGACCTGGCCTGGCTGCGCTCGCTGACCGACCTGCCGCTGCTGCTCAAGGGCATCTGCCACCCCGACGACGCCCGGCGGGCGCTGGACCACGGGGTCGACGGCATCTACTGTTCCAACCACGGTGGCCGGCAGGCCAACGGCGGCGGGTCGGCGCTCCAGTGGCTCCCGGCCGTCGTCGAGGCGGCCGCCGGCGCGCCGGTAATCTTCGACTCCGGCGTCCGCTCCGGCCCCGACGTGGTCAAGGCGCTGGCGCTGGGCGCGACGGCCGTCGCCGTCGGCCGGCCGTACGTCTACGGCCTCGCGCTCGGCGGCGTGCCCGGCGCCGTCCACGTGCTCCGCTCGCTGCTGGCCGAGACCGACCTGGTCATGGCTGTCGACGGCTACCCGACGCTGGCCGACCTGACGCCGGAGGCGCTGCAGCGGGTGGTGTGA